The proteins below are encoded in one region of Thermococcus sp. 21S7:
- the pyrH gene encoding UMP kinase, translating to MRIVFDIGGSVLVPDDPDVDFIGKMAYELIKISEDHEVAVVVGGGKVARKYITAAKTFTPNETFKDYIGIHITRANAMLLIAALGEKAYPFVIQDFRKAWEVIQLKKIPIMGGTHPGHTTDAVSALLAEYLQADLLVVVTNVDGVYDSDPRKNPNARKLDRITTEQLVEIAMQAESKAGGSGVVDALAAKFIQRGKIKTYIVGKKDAYHLFDVVKGRHSGTVVEP from the coding sequence ATGAGGATAGTCTTTGATATAGGCGGTTCAGTTCTCGTTCCCGACGACCCGGACGTCGATTTTATCGGGAAGATGGCTTACGAGCTCATCAAGATAAGCGAGGACCATGAGGTTGCCGTGGTAGTCGGCGGCGGAAAGGTGGCGCGCAAGTACATCACGGCCGCGAAGACCTTCACGCCCAACGAGACCTTCAAGGACTACATCGGCATACACATCACCCGCGCCAACGCGATGCTTCTCATAGCGGCGCTCGGCGAGAAGGCCTATCCCTTCGTAATCCAGGACTTCCGTAAGGCCTGGGAGGTCATCCAGCTCAAGAAGATACCGATAATGGGCGGAACTCATCCCGGCCACACGACCGATGCCGTCTCGGCTCTCCTCGCCGAATACCTCCAGGCGGACCTTCTCGTCGTGGTGACGAACGTTGACGGCGTCTACGACAGCGACCCGAGGAAGAACCCGAACGCGAGGAAGCTCGACAGGATAACGACGGAACAGCTCGTCGAGATAGCGATGCAGGCCGAGAGCAAAGCCGGCGGAAGCGGCGTCGTTGATGCCCTTGCCGCCAAGTTCATCCAGCGCGGCAAGATAAAGACCTACATCGTAGGCAAGAAGGACGCCTACCACCTCTTTGACGTGGTCAAGGGCAGGCACAGTGGGACTGTGGTTGAGCCTTGA
- a CDS encoding FAD-binding oxidoreductase — translation MSKIAIIGGGIIGVVTAYELAKLGEEVILFEKNYFGSGSTFRCATGIRAQFTDEANIRLMKHSVERWEKLEEELESDIVFRQTGYLFLAASEEEVEAFKANIRLQNKFGVPTRLIDMDEARDIVPILNTEPFLAGAWNPKDGKANPFKTLFAYLFKAKEFGVDAREHTEVVGFEREGDAITAVKFRSNGRIESVKVDAVLNAANAWAPLINEMAGLKRDLIPITAYKHQLVKTEPLEPGQAEPLVCPPSWNDAYIIQDGEDGGIICGAGIEYKAKSLNDFEPTYDFLRGVLDYAVRIAPPLRYAHVVRQWAGFYAKTPDSNPAIGRLLENFYIAAGFSGHGFMMAPAVGEAMAELISKGRSKVPLDWEWYDPYRFERGELRTSAFQIG, via the coding sequence ATGAGTAAAATAGCCATCATAGGCGGCGGAATAATAGGCGTTGTCACCGCCTACGAACTGGCGAAGCTCGGCGAGGAGGTAATCCTCTTCGAGAAGAACTACTTCGGCTCGGGTTCCACCTTCCGCTGTGCAACGGGAATCCGCGCCCAGTTTACTGACGAGGCCAACATTCGGCTGATGAAGCACTCCGTTGAGAGATGGGAGAAGCTTGAGGAGGAGCTGGAGAGCGACATCGTCTTCAGGCAGACCGGCTACCTGTTCCTCGCCGCGAGTGAGGAGGAGGTCGAGGCGTTTAAGGCGAACATCAGGCTCCAGAACAAGTTTGGCGTCCCAACGAGGCTCATCGATATGGACGAGGCCAGGGATATAGTGCCAATCCTCAACACCGAGCCTTTCTTAGCTGGAGCGTGGAACCCGAAGGACGGCAAGGCGAACCCCTTCAAGACGCTCTTTGCCTACCTTTTCAAGGCTAAGGAGTTCGGCGTTGATGCGAGGGAGCATACGGAAGTGGTTGGCTTCGAGCGCGAGGGAGATGCCATAACCGCCGTGAAGTTCAGGAGCAACGGGAGGATCGAGAGCGTTAAGGTCGATGCCGTTTTGAACGCGGCCAACGCCTGGGCGCCGCTCATCAACGAGATGGCAGGCCTGAAGCGCGACCTCATACCGATCACGGCATACAAGCACCAGCTCGTCAAGACCGAACCGCTGGAACCGGGACAGGCCGAACCGCTGGTCTGCCCGCCGAGCTGGAACGACGCCTATATAATCCAGGACGGTGAAGACGGAGGGATAATCTGCGGTGCCGGGATAGAGTACAAAGCCAAGAGCCTGAACGATTTTGAGCCCACCTACGACTTCCTGCGCGGCGTCCTGGATTATGCCGTCAGAATCGCCCCGCCGCTGCGCTACGCTCACGTCGTCAGACAGTGGGCCGGTTTCTATGCAAAGACACCGGACAGCAACCCGGCCATCGGAAGGCTCCTCGAAAACTTCTATATAGCGGCAGGCTTCAGCGGGCACGGCTTCATGATGGCGCCGGCCGTTGGGGAGGCGATGGCTGAGCTGATTTCAAAGGGCCGCTCGAAGGTTCCACTCGACTGGGAGTGGTACGACCCGTACCGCTTCGAGCGCGGCGAGCTCCGCACGAGCGCCTTCCAGATCGGCTGA
- a CDS encoding (2Fe-2S)-binding protein codes for MAGKKIVCRCNDVTVEEVEALIDSGVTDIEELKRLLRIGMGPCQGRTCIPIVLSILARKTGRRQEEIPLPKARVPTRPVRVEVIVGGADE; via the coding sequence ATGGCCGGAAAGAAAATCGTCTGTCGCTGTAACGACGTCACCGTTGAGGAAGTCGAGGCGCTCATCGATTCCGGCGTCACGGACATCGAAGAGCTCAAGAGGCTTCTCCGCATAGGAATGGGCCCCTGCCAGGGAAGGACCTGCATTCCCATAGTGCTGTCGATCCTCGCGAGGAAGACCGGAAGGAGGCAGGAGGAGATACCGCTTCCGAAGGCGAGGGTCCCCACGAGGCCCGTTCGCGTAGAGGTCATAGTGGGTGGTGCCGATGAGTAA
- a CDS encoding 4Fe-4S binding protein yields MSEIPAYLRNGYITPEELEKFIPLPSEERLRKRPVAVPECPQEIPCAPCREICPTGAISMPTPNDLPIVDYDKCIGCSLCVQICPGLAFFMVHYVGDKARITMPHELLPVPEKGEEVVLLNRVGEPVGKGKVLTVVPREKSKGDTPILIVEVPVELAWDVRAVRVDRGE; encoded by the coding sequence GTGAGTGAAATCCCCGCCTACCTCAGAAACGGTTACATCACCCCTGAGGAGCTTGAAAAGTTCATCCCCCTGCCGAGCGAGGAGAGGCTCAGAAAAAGGCCCGTTGCCGTTCCGGAGTGCCCGCAGGAGATACCCTGCGCCCCGTGCAGGGAGATATGTCCCACCGGGGCCATAAGCATGCCCACCCCGAACGACCTGCCGATAGTCGATTACGACAAGTGCATCGGCTGCTCTCTCTGCGTCCAAATCTGTCCAGGTCTGGCCTTCTTCATGGTTCACTACGTCGGCGACAAAGCGAGGATAACTATGCCCCACGAACTCCTTCCGGTTCCAGAGAAGGGCGAGGAGGTCGTTCTTCTCAACAGGGTCGGCGAGCCTGTTGGAAAGGGGAAGGTGCTCACAGTTGTGCCTAGGGAGAAGAGCAAGGGAGACACGCCGATACTCATCGTCGAGGTGCCGGTAGAGCTGGCCTGGGACGTCCGGGCGGTGAGGGTTGATAGGGGGGAGTGA